In Streptomyces thermolilacinus SPC6, a single genomic region encodes these proteins:
- the mqnE gene encoding aminofutalosine synthase MqnE yields MDAGLKRELEEKVRSGERLTREDGIALYESDDLAWLGGLAHEVRTRKNGDVVHFNVNRHLNMTNVCTASCAYCSFQRKPGEKDAYTMRIEEAVRLAKAMESENLTELHIVNGLHPNLPWRYYPRSLSELKKALPNVSLKAFTATEIHHFEKISGMPASEILDELIDAGLESLTGGGAEIFDWEVRQHIVDHDTHWEDWSRIHRLAHSKGLKTPSTMLYGHIEEPRHRVDHVLRLRELQDETGGFQVFIPLRYQHDFVDMKDGKIRNRLQARTTMATGAEALKTFAVSRLLFDNVPHVKVFWVMHGVQTAQLALQHGADDMDGSVVEYKITHDADNYGTPNKLTRDDLLELIRDAGFRPVERNTRYEIIREYPGPDESRRESPQPMRL; encoded by the coding sequence ATGGACGCGGGGCTCAAGCGCGAGCTGGAGGAGAAGGTCCGGTCCGGGGAGCGGCTGACCCGCGAGGACGGCATCGCCCTGTACGAGTCTGACGACCTCGCCTGGCTCGGCGGCCTCGCCCACGAGGTGCGCACGCGCAAGAACGGCGACGTGGTGCACTTCAACGTCAACCGGCACCTCAACATGACCAACGTGTGCACGGCCTCGTGCGCGTACTGCTCGTTCCAGCGGAAGCCGGGCGAGAAGGACGCGTACACGATGCGCATCGAGGAGGCCGTCCGGCTCGCCAAGGCGATGGAGTCGGAGAACCTCACGGAGCTCCACATCGTCAACGGGCTCCACCCCAACCTGCCGTGGCGCTACTACCCGCGGTCGCTGAGCGAGCTGAAGAAGGCCCTCCCGAACGTCTCCCTGAAGGCGTTCACCGCCACCGAGATCCACCACTTCGAGAAGATCTCCGGCATGCCCGCGTCCGAGATCCTCGACGAGCTGATCGACGCGGGTCTGGAGTCGCTGACCGGCGGCGGCGCGGAGATCTTCGACTGGGAGGTCCGCCAGCACATCGTGGACCACGACACCCACTGGGAGGACTGGTCGCGCATCCACCGGCTGGCGCACTCCAAGGGCCTCAAGACCCCGAGCACGATGCTCTACGGGCACATCGAGGAGCCCCGCCACCGGGTGGACCACGTGCTGCGGCTGCGCGAGCTCCAGGACGAGACGGGCGGCTTCCAGGTCTTCATCCCGCTGCGGTACCAGCACGACTTCGTGGACATGAAGGACGGCAAGATCCGCAACCGGCTCCAGGCGCGGACCACGATGGCGACGGGGGCCGAGGCGCTGAAGACCTTCGCGGTCTCCCGCCTCCTCTTCGACAACGTCCCGCACGTGAAGGTCTTCTGGGTCATGCACGGCGTCCAGACCGCGCAGCTCGCGCTCCAGCACGGGGCGGACGACATGGACGGGTCGGTGGTCGAGTACAAGATCACGCACGACGCGGACAACTACGGCACGCCGAACAAGCTGACGCGGGACGACCTGCTGGAGCTGATCCGCGACGCGGGGTTCCGGCCGGTGGAGCGGAACACGCGGTACGAGATCATCCGCGAGTACCCGGGCCCCGACGAGTCCCGCCGCGAGTCCCCCCAGCCCATGCGCCTCTGA
- a CDS encoding Lrp/AsnC family transcriptional regulator: protein MDAVDRQLIQALRENGRASYAELGRLVGLSGPSVTDRINRLEAAGVITGYRATVDSASLGLGVTALIGISLSDAADHEDVARRLKDLPEIEDCWFIAGDDSYMLKVRASDVDGLEKIIRRLSGTKGVSRTRTTIVLSTKWENRVGDLPEED from the coding sequence ATGGACGCCGTGGATAGGCAGCTCATCCAGGCTCTGCGGGAGAACGGCAGGGCCTCGTACGCCGAGCTCGGCCGCCTCGTGGGGCTCTCCGGGCCCTCCGTCACCGACCGCATCAACCGCCTGGAGGCGGCCGGTGTCATCACCGGCTACCGCGCGACCGTCGACTCCGCCTCGCTGGGCCTGGGTGTCACGGCGCTGATCGGCATCTCCCTCTCCGACGCGGCCGACCACGAGGACGTGGCGCGCAGGCTGAAGGACCTGCCGGAGATCGAGGACTGCTGGTTCATCGCGGGCGACGACTCGTACATGCTCAAGGTCCGCGCCAGCGACGTGGACGGCCTGGAGAAGATCATCCGTCGGCTCTCCGGCACCAAGGGCGTCTCCCGCACCCGCACGACGATCGTGCTGTCCACCAAGTGGGAGAACCGCGTCGGCGACCTGCCCGAGGAGGACTGA
- a CDS encoding UbiX family flavin prenyltransferase — protein MEPVDEQRRRPWVVGVSGASGTPYAAAVLRGLIAAGESVDLVVSRASRLTLLDETGIAFRDAHWREDLEEWLSRGADGKPRTFDVDVAGADLRHWAAGDLAAGPSSGSYPAKGMLIVPASTACVAGVALGLSKDLLQRAASVVLKERRPLVVAVRETPLNGQTLRHLVALDEAGAVVLPASPAFYAGATHIQDLVDFVAGRVLDAAGVPHRLYRRWKGELGGSRKD, from the coding sequence GTGGAGCCGGTAGATGAGCAGCGTCGTCGTCCGTGGGTAGTCGGAGTGTCCGGGGCGTCGGGGACGCCGTACGCGGCAGCAGTGCTGCGCGGACTGATCGCGGCGGGGGAGAGCGTGGACCTGGTCGTGTCCCGCGCCTCGCGGCTGACCCTGCTGGACGAGACGGGGATCGCGTTCCGGGACGCGCACTGGCGCGAGGACCTGGAGGAATGGCTGTCGCGCGGCGCCGACGGCAAGCCGCGCACCTTCGACGTGGACGTGGCCGGGGCGGACCTGCGGCACTGGGCGGCGGGCGACCTGGCCGCGGGGCCGTCGTCGGGGTCGTACCCGGCGAAGGGGATGCTGATCGTGCCCGCGTCCACGGCCTGTGTGGCCGGGGTGGCGCTGGGACTGTCGAAGGACCTGTTGCAGCGGGCGGCGAGCGTGGTGCTCAAGGAGCGCCGCCCGCTGGTCGTGGCCGTGCGGGAGACCCCGCTGAACGGGCAGACGCTCAGGCACCTCGTGGCGCTGGACGAGGCGGGCGCCGTGGTGCTGCCCGCCTCTCCGGCGTTCTACGCGGGGGCGACGCACATCCAGGACCTGGTGGACTTCGTCGCCGGGCGGGTGCTGGACGCGGCAGGGGTGCCGCACCGGCTGTACCGCCGCTGGAAGGGAGAGCTCGGTGGCTCCCGGAAGGACTGA
- a CDS encoding Uma2 family endonuclease, protein MTTPQTEHLHSQLSRFEDMFPGYRTEIVEGNIMMSPVRAFHAKTIRLVWNLLEPQLPPEWSCVSDVAFPFSADFEFCPDLAVIPAAEEARNLSAYSPDLIELAVEVVPPSSVRNDYEVKDRQYAARGIAHYLILDPCEGHLATRWNPGPEGYRGRDLVPYGGKVVVDTGIGRLAIDTSGLPVDPGA, encoded by the coding sequence GTGACCACCCCGCAGACCGAACACCTGCACTCGCAGCTCAGCCGGTTCGAGGACATGTTCCCCGGCTATCGGACCGAGATCGTCGAGGGCAACATCATGATGAGTCCCGTTCGGGCCTTCCACGCGAAGACCATCCGCCTCGTGTGGAACCTCCTGGAGCCGCAGCTGCCGCCGGAGTGGAGCTGCGTCAGCGACGTGGCGTTCCCCTTCAGCGCGGACTTCGAGTTCTGCCCGGACCTCGCGGTCATCCCGGCGGCGGAGGAGGCGCGCAACCTCAGTGCCTACTCCCCCGACCTGATCGAGCTGGCCGTGGAGGTCGTCCCGCCGAGCAGCGTGCGCAACGACTACGAGGTCAAGGACCGCCAGTACGCGGCCCGGGGCATCGCCCACTACCTGATCCTCGACCCGTGCGAGGGCCACCTCGCCACGCGCTGGAACCCCGGTCCCGAGGGCTACCGGGGCCGGGACCTCGTCCCGTACGGCGGCAAGGTCGTCGTCGACACGGGGATCGGCCGGCTGGCCATCGACACGAGCGGCCTGCCGGTGGACCCGGGCGCCTGA
- the mqnP gene encoding menaquinone biosynthesis prenyltransferase MqnP, which translates to MTTTDGVTGPAAPAPGAPAATGRVKTFLRLVMIEHSVFALPFAYIASLTAMYLDGGRVDGWTLLLVTVAMVGLRTFAMACNRIIDREIDARNPRTAGRELVTGAMSVRSAWAGALVALAVFLGAAALLNPLCLMLAPIAVVPMVVYPYGKRFTNFPHAILGLAQAMGPVGAWLAVTGAWSWDAVVLGLAVGVWIGGFDLIFACQDVDADRAHGVMSVPARFGIPAALYGARGAHVVTMGLLVWYALLTGAGAWFWTGLAIVAGAFLYEHSIVRPGDLSRLNRAFFTVNGFIGIALFGCALIDLVARGLTV; encoded by the coding sequence ATGACGACCACCGACGGCGTCACCGGCCCGGCCGCCCCCGCGCCGGGGGCGCCCGCCGCGACCGGCAGGGTGAAGACCTTCCTGCGCCTGGTCATGATCGAGCACTCGGTCTTCGCGCTGCCCTTCGCGTACATCGCCTCGCTCACGGCCATGTACCTGGACGGCGGCCGCGTGGACGGGTGGACGCTGCTGCTCGTCACGGTCGCGATGGTGGGGCTGCGCACCTTCGCCATGGCCTGCAACCGGATCATCGACCGGGAGATCGACGCCCGCAACCCCCGCACCGCCGGGCGCGAGCTGGTCACGGGCGCGATGTCGGTGCGGTCCGCGTGGGCCGGGGCGCTCGTCGCCCTCGCCGTCTTCCTGGGCGCCGCGGCGCTGCTCAACCCGCTGTGCCTGATGCTCGCGCCGATAGCGGTCGTCCCGATGGTCGTCTATCCGTACGGCAAGCGGTTCACGAACTTCCCCCACGCGATCCTCGGTCTCGCCCAGGCCATGGGCCCGGTCGGCGCCTGGCTCGCCGTGACCGGCGCGTGGTCGTGGGACGCGGTGGTCCTTGGCCTCGCCGTCGGCGTGTGGATCGGCGGCTTCGACCTGATCTTCGCGTGCCAGGACGTGGACGCGGACCGGGCGCACGGCGTCATGTCCGTACCGGCCCGCTTCGGCATCCCGGCAGCCCTGTACGGGGCGCGCGGCGCGCACGTCGTCACGATGGGCCTCCTCGTCTGGTACGCCCTGCTGACCGGCGCGGGGGCGTGGTTCTGGACCGGCCTCGCGATCGTCGCGGGGGCCTTCCTGTACGAGCACTCGATCGTGCGGCCGGGTGACCTGTCCCGCCTGAACCGGGCGTTCTTCACGGTCAACGGCTTCATCGGGATCGCCCTTTTCGGGTGCGCCCTGATCGATCTGGTGGCGCGTGGTCTGACCGTCTGA